The Linepithema humile isolate Giens D197 chromosome 2, Lhum_UNIL_v1.0, whole genome shotgun sequence genome has a segment encoding these proteins:
- the LOC105677387 gene encoding facilitated trehalose transporter Tret1-2 homolog isoform X1, protein MMTNCTWEAENTAPTCSNDERTPLLSASGQQDSMDKVGISQQTLVSNGSIVKAKRLPQYLACIAATLGAVAAGMVLGWTSPAGKDGVNLIADYGIHTTAEEFSWVGSLSTLGAGAICIPIGILADKIGRKYAMLLMVVPFSVGWLLIIFSNSVLMFFFGRFITGLSAGAFCVAAPLYTSEIAESEIRGTLGSYFQLMLTVGILLSYFLGWAIHNMKILSIISGIVPLIFFGVFFFMPETPIYHLKKGDEEAARKSWIRLRGNHYDVETELQMEREALDNASRNNVSFMDAIKTRAAKKGLVIAFGLMLFQQMSGVNAIIFYSSDIFTQAGNAIPPDVATIIVGVVQVISVFFGSLFVDKLGRRLLLLASISIMFLTTLILGVYFYCIENNNAFDDITWFALIPLCLFLVVFSLGFGPIPWMMMPEIFAPEVKGIAGSSACLFNWLVAFVVTKFYTNMTAAVHGYGTFWIFSGFCVVGTIFVYLLVPETKNKTLDQIQRELNQD, encoded by the exons ATGATGACGAATTGTACATGGGAGGCCGAAAATACGGCACCAACATGTTCGAAC gacGAGAGAACACCACTTTTGTCAGCGAGTGGGCAACAAGACAGCATGGACAAAGTTGGCATCTCACAGCAGACCTTGGTCTCCAATGGCTCAATTGTGAAAGCCAAGAGGTTACCACAGTATCTGGCATGTATAGCAGCGACTCTCGGTGCTGTTGCTGCCGGTATGGTGCTTGGTTGGACATCACCAGCTGGTAAGGATGGCGTAAATCTAATAGCAGACTATGGAATACACACCACTGCAGAGGAGTTCTCCTGGGTGGGCTCGCTCTCCACTCTCGGAGCGGGCGCGATATGCATACCCATCGGTATACTAGCAGACAAGATTGGCAGAAAATACGCCATGTTGCTCATGGTGGTTCCGTTCAGTGTTGGTTggttacttattattttttccaacTCGGTTCTCATGTTCTTCTTCGGTAGATTCATTACTGGCCTCAGCGCAGGAGCCTTTTGCGTGGCTGCGCCTCTCTACACATCGGAGATAGCCGAGAGCGAAATTCGTGGTACACTCGGCTCATACTTCCAGTTGATGCTGACCGTGGGTATCCTGCTCTCGTATTTTCTCGGATGGGCCATACACAACATGAAGATCTTGTCGATCATCTCGGGAATTGTGCCATTGATCTTTTTTGGAGTATTCTTCTTTATGCCGGAGACGCCGATCTACCATTTGAAGAAGGGCGACGAGGAGGCTGCTAGGAAGAGCTGGATTAGACTTCGCGGCAATCATTATGATGTAGAGACCGAGTTGCAGATGGAACGCGAAGCGCTCGATAACGCCAGTCGTAACAATGTGTCTTTCATGGACGCAATTAAAACCCGCGCTGCTAAGAAAGGCCTGGTGATCGCTTTCGGACTCATGCTCTTCCAACAAATGAGTGGTGTGAACGCTATCATATTTTACTCCTCGGATATCTTCACGCAAGCTGGAAACGCCATCCCGCCCGACGTGGCCACCATCATTGTGGGAGTGGTGCAAGTGATATCGGTCTTCTTTGGTTCCCTTTTCGTCGACAAGCTCGGCAGGAGGTTGTTGCTACTGGCATCGATCTCTATCATGTTCCTGACGACTCTGATCCTCGGAGTTTATTTCTACTGCATCGAGAACAATAACGCCTTCGATGACATCACCTGGTTCGCACTCATTCCGCTGTGCCTCTTTCTCGTTGTGTTTTCCTTAGGCTTTGGACCAATCCCGTGGATGATGATGCCAGAGATCTTCGCGCCGGAAGTAAAGGGCATCGCCGGCAGCAGCGCCTGCCTCTTCAACTGGCTTGTAGCCTTTGTTGTCACCAAGTTTTACACCAACATGACTGCGGCTGTGCATGGTTACGGTACTTTCTGGATATTCTCTGGATTCTGCGTGGTCGGCACCATCTTCGTTTATTTGTTGGTTCCAGAAACTAAGAATAAAACGCTCGACCAGATACAAAGGGAACTGAATCAGGATTGA
- the LOC105677387 gene encoding facilitated trehalose transporter Tret1 isoform X2 produces MDKVGISQQTLVSNGSIVKAKRLPQYLACIAATLGAVAAGMVLGWTSPAGKDGVNLIADYGIHTTAEEFSWVGSLSTLGAGAICIPIGILADKIGRKYAMLLMVVPFSVGWLLIIFSNSVLMFFFGRFITGLSAGAFCVAAPLYTSEIAESEIRGTLGSYFQLMLTVGILLSYFLGWAIHNMKILSIISGIVPLIFFGVFFFMPETPIYHLKKGDEEAARKSWIRLRGNHYDVETELQMEREALDNASRNNVSFMDAIKTRAAKKGLVIAFGLMLFQQMSGVNAIIFYSSDIFTQAGNAIPPDVATIIVGVVQVISVFFGSLFVDKLGRRLLLLASISIMFLTTLILGVYFYCIENNNAFDDITWFALIPLCLFLVVFSLGFGPIPWMMMPEIFAPEVKGIAGSSACLFNWLVAFVVTKFYTNMTAAVHGYGTFWIFSGFCVVGTIFVYLLVPETKNKTLDQIQRELNQD; encoded by the coding sequence ATGGACAAAGTTGGCATCTCACAGCAGACCTTGGTCTCCAATGGCTCAATTGTGAAAGCCAAGAGGTTACCACAGTATCTGGCATGTATAGCAGCGACTCTCGGTGCTGTTGCTGCCGGTATGGTGCTTGGTTGGACATCACCAGCTGGTAAGGATGGCGTAAATCTAATAGCAGACTATGGAATACACACCACTGCAGAGGAGTTCTCCTGGGTGGGCTCGCTCTCCACTCTCGGAGCGGGCGCGATATGCATACCCATCGGTATACTAGCAGACAAGATTGGCAGAAAATACGCCATGTTGCTCATGGTGGTTCCGTTCAGTGTTGGTTggttacttattattttttccaacTCGGTTCTCATGTTCTTCTTCGGTAGATTCATTACTGGCCTCAGCGCAGGAGCCTTTTGCGTGGCTGCGCCTCTCTACACATCGGAGATAGCCGAGAGCGAAATTCGTGGTACACTCGGCTCATACTTCCAGTTGATGCTGACCGTGGGTATCCTGCTCTCGTATTTTCTCGGATGGGCCATACACAACATGAAGATCTTGTCGATCATCTCGGGAATTGTGCCATTGATCTTTTTTGGAGTATTCTTCTTTATGCCGGAGACGCCGATCTACCATTTGAAGAAGGGCGACGAGGAGGCTGCTAGGAAGAGCTGGATTAGACTTCGCGGCAATCATTATGATGTAGAGACCGAGTTGCAGATGGAACGCGAAGCGCTCGATAACGCCAGTCGTAACAATGTGTCTTTCATGGACGCAATTAAAACCCGCGCTGCTAAGAAAGGCCTGGTGATCGCTTTCGGACTCATGCTCTTCCAACAAATGAGTGGTGTGAACGCTATCATATTTTACTCCTCGGATATCTTCACGCAAGCTGGAAACGCCATCCCGCCCGACGTGGCCACCATCATTGTGGGAGTGGTGCAAGTGATATCGGTCTTCTTTGGTTCCCTTTTCGTCGACAAGCTCGGCAGGAGGTTGTTGCTACTGGCATCGATCTCTATCATGTTCCTGACGACTCTGATCCTCGGAGTTTATTTCTACTGCATCGAGAACAATAACGCCTTCGATGACATCACCTGGTTCGCACTCATTCCGCTGTGCCTCTTTCTCGTTGTGTTTTCCTTAGGCTTTGGACCAATCCCGTGGATGATGATGCCAGAGATCTTCGCGCCGGAAGTAAAGGGCATCGCCGGCAGCAGCGCCTGCCTCTTCAACTGGCTTGTAGCCTTTGTTGTCACCAAGTTTTACACCAACATGACTGCGGCTGTGCATGGTTACGGTACTTTCTGGATATTCTCTGGATTCTGCGTGGTCGGCACCATCTTCGTTTATTTGTTGGTTCCAGAAACTAAGAATAAAACGCTCGACCAGATACAAAGGGAACTGAATCAGGATTGA